From Rutidosis leptorrhynchoides isolate AG116_Rl617_1_P2 chromosome 3, CSIRO_AGI_Rlap_v1, whole genome shotgun sequence, a single genomic window includes:
- the LOC139899256 gene encoding hyoscyamine 6-dioxygenase-like, producing METLVSSWSKTCIKVPENYILPEGQRAGSDEIHACKSFPLIDLSGNQSKAIQEILYACQEFGFFQVINHGVSEDLIDDTIKVIEEFFDLPNEEKAQLFSTDQNKACRLYTSSYNYNTEKVHFWRDGLRHPVHPLDEWVHLWPEKPTNYRDVVGKYSLELRKLTLRILELICEGLGIEAGYFEGDLSKNHVLSINHYPPCPDPSLTMGIPKHADANLITVLFQGNISGLQVLKNGQWLGVEPVPHAFVVNIGNQLEVISNGKLRSAEHRGVTNSKVSRTTIGSFILPNHETIIKPAKTMIESVPLYRPFKYKEFSKLYVDTFGDTDAVMEAFKIKT from the exons ATGGAGACTTTAGTTTCAAGCTGGTCTAAAACTTGTATTAAGGTACCAGAAAACTATATCTTACCCGAGGGCCAAAGGGCCGGTTCAGATGAGATTCATGCATGTAAAAGCTTCCCATTGATTGATCTATCTGGGAATCAAAGTAAAGCTATTCAAGAAATACTTTATGCTTGTCAAGAATTTGGATTTTTTCAG GTGATCAACCATGGAGTTTCAGAAGATTTAATAGATGATACCATAAAAGTGATAGAGGAATTCTTCGATTTGCCCAATGAAGAGAAGGCACAACTATTCTCAACTGATCAAAATAAAGCTTGCAGATTATATACTAGCAGTTATAACTACAATACAGAAAAAGTTCATTTTTGGAGAGATGGTCTACGACACCCTGTTCATCCGCTAGACGAATGGGTTCACTTATGGCCTGAAAAACCTACCAACTACAG AGATGTTGTAGGAAAATACTCGTTGGAGTTACGCAAGCTGACATTGAGAATATTGGAGCTGATTTGTGAAGGATTAGGTATTGAAGCTGGATATTTTGAAGGTGACCTAAGCAAGAATCATGTGTTGTCGATCAACCACTATCCTCCATGTCCGGATCCAAGTTTGACAATGGGAATACCAAAGCATGCCGATGCTAATCTCATAACCGTGCTTTTTCAAGGCAACATTTCAGGGCTTCAGGTTCTTAAAAATGGGCAGTGGCTCGGTGTTGAGCCAGTGCCCCATGCTTTTGTGGTTAACATTGGCAACCAACTAGAG GTAATTAGCAATGGGAAGCTGAGAAGTGCAGAACATAGAGGGGTAACAAATTCGAAAGTATCTCGGACTACAATTGGGAGTTTCATACTTCCTAACCATGAGACCATTATTAAACCAGCGAAAACCATGATCGAAAGTGTTCCTCTTTATCGTCCCTTCAAATATAAAGAATTCTCCAAGTTATATGTAGATACGTTTGGAGACACTGACGCAGTGATGGAGGCTTTTAAGATCAAAACTTAA